Proteins from one Thermostichus vulcanus str. 'Rupite' genomic window:
- the remA gene encoding extracellular matrix/biofilm regulator RemA, with protein sequence MDTRLINIGFGNIVAAGRVIAIVSPESAPIKRIISDARERGQLVDATYGRRTRAVIITDSGHIILSAIQPETVANRFLTAKLGLPEETD encoded by the coding sequence ATGGATACCCGCCTGATTAACATTGGCTTTGGCAACATTGTCGCGGCTGGACGTGTGATCGCCATTGTCAGCCCAGAGTCTGCTCCCATTAAACGCATCATCAGCGATGCCCGCGAGCGAGGTCAATTGGTGGATGCCACCTATGGTCGGCGTACCCGTGCGGTGATCATCACCGATTCCGGGCATATTATCCTGTCTGCGATTCAACCGGAAACTGTGGCCAACCGCTTCCTAACCGCCAAGCTTGGGTTGCCAGAGGAAACCGATTAG
- a CDS encoding transglycosylase domain-containing protein: MAYSRKQSVPWAKDPASGRLPSRPTPGARFNGQAEYSPPPRPSLLAQVGGVVGNLLLGSLLLGSTATAAGLVGLAISFRNLPDVHQLRDYVPIATTHIVDIRGEPIASLHGEANREVISVEEVSPEMKKALLAIEDSHFYTHQGINPISLGRVILGSVEGGLGSAGGGSTLTMQLVKNLFLTPERSLSRKVAEAVLAVRMEQVFSKDEILEMYLNQVYWGHNLYGIQTAARSYFNKNAAELNLAESAMLAGILPAPETLSPFRNLEGAKRRQRLVLDRLVELNWITPEEAQAARDQELTLGRITSFQSNAPAVTDAIEAEIRRRYGEQALVQGGLRIQSTIDLRLQRIAQRIVNEDGPRIGAARRANQMALAAVDPRTGYVKAIVGGINAQRGQFNRATQAFRQTGSTFKPYVFYTALATGRYSPGSILEDTPITYPGSPPYSPKNYDNTFYGPLSFARALELSRNVPTVKLADDVGIRNVIAAAQATGISAEMFPNLATALGSASISPLEMAASYAVFANGGHALEPTLLAQVVDRNGQILFEAKPSLEQVLDPWSVAVLNQILKGVVTGGTGTAARLDDGRPVAGKTGTTSDFRDAWFIGYVPQLSTAIWIGNDDNSPMLAGTAGGAFVAPTWKRFMTEALEGIPAQDFPSPNQFARPR, encoded by the coding sequence GTGGCGTACAGTCGCAAACAATCGGTACCGTGGGCAAAAGACCCCGCTTCAGGTCGTCTCCCCAGTCGTCCAACTCCCGGAGCACGGTTCAACGGGCAAGCCGAATATTCGCCACCCCCAAGGCCTTCTTTGCTCGCTCAAGTTGGGGGTGTAGTAGGGAATTTGCTCCTGGGATCCCTATTGCTCGGTTCCACTGCTACCGCTGCCGGGTTGGTGGGTTTGGCCATCAGCTTCCGCAATCTGCCGGATGTGCATCAACTGCGGGACTATGTACCGATTGCTACTACCCACATTGTGGATATTCGGGGTGAACCGATCGCCAGCCTGCATGGAGAAGCCAACCGGGAAGTGATCTCGGTGGAAGAAGTTTCACCGGAAATGAAAAAGGCGCTCCTAGCCATTGAAGACAGCCACTTTTACACCCACCAAGGCATCAACCCCATCAGCTTAGGGCGGGTGATCTTGGGCAGTGTGGAGGGTGGGCTTGGCTCTGCGGGCGGGGGATCCACCCTCACGATGCAGCTGGTGAAAAACCTGTTCCTAACGCCGGAACGGAGTCTCAGTCGTAAGGTGGCCGAGGCGGTGTTGGCGGTGCGGATGGAGCAGGTCTTCAGCAAAGACGAAATCTTAGAAATGTACCTCAATCAGGTGTATTGGGGGCACAACCTCTACGGCATTCAAACAGCGGCCCGGAGCTACTTCAACAAGAATGCGGCGGAGCTGAACCTAGCCGAGTCAGCCATGTTGGCCGGGATCCTGCCCGCCCCAGAAACCCTCAGCCCTTTTCGTAATCTGGAGGGAGCCAAACGGCGGCAACGACTGGTGTTGGATCGCCTGGTGGAACTGAACTGGATCACCCCCGAAGAGGCGCAAGCAGCCCGCGACCAGGAATTGACCCTGGGCCGGATCACCTCCTTTCAGAGCAATGCTCCGGCGGTTACCGATGCTATTGAGGCGGAAATTCGTCGCCGCTATGGGGAACAAGCCCTGGTGCAGGGAGGATTGCGGATTCAGTCCACCATCGATCTGCGGCTCCAACGGATTGCTCAGCGCATTGTCAATGAAGATGGCCCACGGATAGGAGCAGCTCGACGGGCCAATCAAATGGCTTTGGCAGCGGTGGATCCCCGCACGGGGTATGTCAAGGCCATTGTAGGCGGGATCAATGCGCAGCGAGGGCAGTTTAACCGCGCCACCCAAGCCTTTCGCCAAACGGGATCCACCTTTAAGCCCTACGTGTTTTACACAGCTTTGGCCACAGGGCGCTATTCACCCGGCAGCATTTTGGAGGATACCCCGATTACCTATCCGGGATCCCCGCCCTACAGCCCGAAAAACTACGACAACACCTTCTACGGTCCTCTCTCCTTTGCCCGTGCCCTAGAGCTTTCCCGCAATGTGCCGACAGTGAAACTGGCGGATGATGTCGGGATCCGCAATGTGATTGCGGCTGCTCAGGCCACAGGCATTAGCGCCGAGATGTTCCCCAACCTGGCCACAGCCCTGGGTTCTGCCAGCATTAGCCCGCTGGAGATGGCCGCTAGCTATGCGGTGTTTGCCAATGGCGGCCATGCCCTAGAGCCTACCCTCTTGGCCCAGGTGGTGGATCGCAACGGCCAAATCCTCTTTGAGGCCAAGCCCAGCCTGGAGCAGGTCTTGGATCCCTGGTCGGTGGCGGTACTGAACCAAATCCTCAAAGGGGTTGTAACCGGGGGAACGGGCACCGCTGCTCGGCTAGATGATGGGCGGCCTGTGGCGGGTAAAACTGGAACCACTTCCGACTTCCGAGATGCCTGGTTTATTGGCTATGTACCCCAGCTTTCCACGGCCATTTGGATCGGCAACGACGACAACTCCCCAATGCTGGCGGGTACCGCAGGGGGTGCTTTTGTCGCCCCCACCTGGAAACGCTTTATGACCGAAGCGCTCGAAGGGATCCCGGCCCAGGATTTTCCCAGCCCAAACCAGTTCGCCCGCCCTCGATGA
- a CDS encoding superoxide dismutase has translation MAFELPALPYASDALQPYMSAETFSFHHGKHHAAYVTNLNKLIEGTELASKSLEEIVKATFGDPAKAGIFNNAAQVWNHTFFWESMKPGGGGAPTGAIAEKINADFGGYDQFAEAFKTAAATQFGSGWAWLVLENGTLKVTKTPNAENPLVHGQTPLLTLDVWEHAYYLDYQNRRPDFISTYLEHLVNWDAANARLAAA, from the coding sequence ATGGCTTTCGAACTCCCGGCTCTGCCCTACGCCTCCGATGCGCTACAGCCTTACATGTCAGCGGAGACTTTCTCCTTCCATCACGGCAAACACCATGCTGCCTATGTGACCAACCTGAACAAACTGATCGAAGGTACCGAACTGGCCAGCAAATCCTTGGAGGAGATCGTCAAGGCTACCTTCGGGGATCCGGCCAAAGCGGGTATCTTCAACAATGCGGCCCAAGTCTGGAATCACACGTTCTTCTGGGAATCCATGAAGCCGGGTGGAGGCGGCGCGCCCACAGGAGCCATTGCCGAGAAGATCAATGCCGATTTCGGTGGCTACGACCAATTTGCCGAGGCGTTCAAAACCGCTGCTGCCACTCAGTTCGGCAGTGGTTGGGCCTGGTTGGTACTGGAGAATGGCACCCTGAAAGTGACCAAAACCCCCAACGCCGAAAACCCCCTGGTGCATGGGCAAACTCCACTCCTCACCCTGGATGTATGGGAGCACGCCTACTACCTCGACTACCAGAACAGGCGCCCCGACTTCATTAGCACCTACCTAGAGCACCTGGTGAATTGGGATGCCGCCAATGCCCGTCTGGCTGCGGCTTGA